A section of the Methanoregula formicica SMSP genome encodes:
- a CDS encoding amidohydrolase family protein — translation MTDKSPQIISGLALVGEELAPLHADIIVEHGTITAIEENPRAPPLWICPALFNAHTHLGDTIAMDCGATGDLVSLVTPPDGLKHRLLRAASRDDLAAGMRASIGEMIGTGTAGCADFREGGEEGVILLRDASRDLPFHAMAFGRDGGERVSDGTGISSARDVAGVERIVAEARKAGKKVAFHAGERDAGDVDAALSFDPDFIVHGTHATKKQLRTCAEKGIPVVICPRSNWTLGVTDSAKKPPVMLMQELGCTIWLGTDNVMFVPPDLGGEMAFVSTLYKTDPASILRSAIAGSVLTGSQFFLSPGARACLRIIDPEQNALKFSRDPVTSMVKRAPFSCRGTNVFNS, via the coding sequence ATGACAGACAAAAGCCCGCAGATCATCTCCGGACTGGCGCTGGTGGGAGAGGAGCTCGCGCCCCTGCATGCAGACATCATCGTCGAGCACGGGACGATCACGGCAATTGAGGAGAATCCCCGGGCCCCGCCGCTCTGGATCTGCCCGGCGCTTTTTAATGCCCACACGCACCTTGGCGATACTATTGCCATGGACTGCGGGGCAACCGGCGACCTTGTCTCGCTGGTCACCCCCCCGGACGGCCTGAAGCACCGGCTCCTCCGTGCTGCATCCCGTGACGATCTTGCTGCCGGTATGCGGGCAAGCATCGGGGAGATGATCGGAACCGGAACGGCGGGCTGTGCAGACTTCCGGGAAGGGGGGGAAGAGGGTGTTATCCTGCTGCGGGATGCCAGCAGGGATCTCCCGTTCCATGCCATGGCCTTTGGTCGGGACGGGGGCGAACGTGTTTCCGACGGCACCGGGATCAGCAGCGCCCGGGATGTCGCGGGTGTTGAACGGATTGTCGCGGAAGCGAGAAAGGCGGGGAAGAAGGTGGCGTTCCATGCCGGGGAACGGGATGCAGGGGACGTTGATGCTGCACTCTCATTTGACCCGGACTTCATTGTCCACGGCACCCACGCGACAAAGAAGCAGCTCCGGACCTGTGCGGAGAAGGGGATCCCGGTTGTCATCTGCCCGCGGTCCAACTGGACGCTGGGCGTGACAGATTCGGCAAAGAAACCCCCTGTCATGCTGATGCAGGAACTCGGCTGCACGATCTGGCTCGGGACGGACAATGTCATGTTCGTTCCCCCGGACCTGGGTGGCGAGATGGCGTTCGTCTCGACGCTTTACAAAACCGATCCCGCATCAATCCTGCGATCCGCCATTGCCGGATCGGTGCTGACCGGCTCTCAATTTTTCCTCAGCCCGGGTGCGCGGGCATGCCTGCGGATCATCGACCCGGAACAGAACGCGCTCAAATTCAGCCGCGATCCGGTTACATCCATGGTTAAACGGGCTCCGTTTTCCTGCCGCGGCACAAATGTTTTTAATTCGTAA
- a CDS encoding preprotein translocase subunit Sec61beta yields MAKKQGGRLLSSAGLVNYYESEDRRAIHISPITVMVVAAAIGIIIMALEIAFPG; encoded by the coding sequence ATGGCAAAGAAGCAAGGTGGCAGATTACTCTCCTCAGCGGGACTGGTCAACTATTACGAGAGCGAGGACCGGCGGGCAATCCATATCAGCCCCATCACCGTGATGGTTGTCGCAGCTGCGATCGGCATCATCATCATGGCGCTCGAGATCGCGTTCCCCGGATAA
- a CDS encoding coenzyme F420-0:L-glutamate ligase, whose translation MTEPIQIIGVQGLPLIKKGDDVAALICDRVPLGEGDIICIASTIYSKAKGYTRPLSEITPSERAIRLGALNGEDPRFVQAVLDASTDIIMEHPFILSELSFGHIGVRAGVDQSNIEDGMVIFLPPDPMKSADEVRGRIREITGKNTGIIITDTCGRSFRRGQTGNAIGWSGMQAIRDFRGDTDLFGHVLKITEEAVVDEIAGFSNFVMGESNNGVPAVVFRGCPKWTGHDNLYFSGEEDITRRVLKKEWS comes from the coding sequence ATGACTGAACCGATCCAGATCATCGGCGTGCAGGGCCTTCCCCTCATCAAAAAGGGCGACGATGTTGCAGCGCTCATCTGCGACCGCGTCCCGCTGGGCGAGGGCGACATCATCTGCATTGCCTCGACCATCTACTCAAAGGCGAAAGGGTATACCCGGCCCCTGTCGGAGATCACGCCCTCGGAGCGTGCGATCCGGCTGGGCGCTCTGAACGGCGAGGACCCGCGCTTCGTGCAGGCGGTCCTTGATGCGTCAACGGACATCATCATGGAGCACCCGTTCATCCTCTCCGAGCTCTCGTTCGGGCATATCGGTGTCCGGGCGGGCGTGGACCAGAGCAACATCGAGGATGGCATGGTGATCTTCCTCCCCCCCGACCCGATGAAGTCGGCCGACGAGGTCCGCGGGCGGATCCGGGAGATCACGGGAAAGAATACCGGCATCATCATCACCGACACCTGCGGCCGCTCGTTCCGGCGCGGCCAGACCGGCAATGCCATCGGGTGGAGCGGGATGCAGGCGATCCGCGACTTCCGGGGCGATACCGATCTCTTCGGCCACGTCCTCAAGATCACGGAAGAGGCGGTTGTGGACGAGATCGCGGGCTTCTCCAACTTCGTGATGGGCGAGAGCAACAACGGCGTCCCCGCGGTGGTCTTCAGGGGCTGCCCGAAATGGACGGGGCACGACAACCTGTACTTCTCGGGCGAAGAGGATATCACGCGGCGCGTGCTGAAAAAAGAGTGGTCGTAA
- a CDS encoding DUF1922 domain-containing protein, whose protein sequence is MYLIIRCPQCVTFTYVDNFQRWKLCPTCGHAYEVSKAPMYLEVQDHHEAEHIVRQMEKHLHANKKKDFSAEEKEELRHHYTTALKQRQQQHPVH, encoded by the coding sequence ATGTACCTCATCATACGCTGCCCGCAGTGCGTGACATTCACGTACGTGGACAATTTCCAGCGCTGGAAACTCTGTCCCACCTGCGGGCACGCGTACGAGGTGAGCAAGGCGCCGATGTACCTTGAAGTCCAGGACCACCACGAGGCAGAGCACATTGTCCGCCAGATGGAAAAGCACCTCCACGCAAACAAGAAGAAGGACTTTTCGGCCGAGGAGAAGGAAGAGCTTCGGCACCATTACACTACAGCCCTGAAGCAGAGGCAGCAGCAGCACCCGGTGCACTGA
- a CDS encoding MFS transporter, whose amino-acid sequence MIDAREKKTILFVAALASFLVPFTGSSITIALPAMAAQFNADAVMLGWITSAYIISAAIFIVPFGRYADIVGRKKIFLSGVIIYTAASLACVFAPSVGFLIALRFIQGIGGAMLFATSLAIVTQVYGTGERGWALGVTIATVYAGLSLGPFLGGVLTGLFGWPSIFLVNVPLGLVTIAFTLRGIRHEWADAAGETLDRAGAVIYCIMLFTFINGMLLLPDPASLGWIGAALVSGAVFVWWEKRAGHPLIDFSVFSGNRTFVFSNIAAMINYGATFGVGVLLSLYLQYVQGFTAASAGLILVAQPVIQMIFSPIAGRLSDRIEPRIVSTAGMAITALGLSFCILLSPETPLWVIVGSLMLMGLGYGLFSSPNTNAIMSSVEKRHLAIASGMNATMRSIGQLLSMAIAMFCFAVFIGSETITPAVYPALMTSVTVAFIIFTALCVVGIAASWVRGTIHTDSD is encoded by the coding sequence ATGATCGATGCACGCGAGAAGAAGACCATCCTCTTTGTGGCCGCACTCGCAAGTTTCCTCGTCCCCTTCACCGGCTCGTCTATAACCATTGCCCTTCCGGCCATGGCGGCGCAGTTCAACGCGGACGCGGTGATGCTGGGCTGGATCACCTCAGCGTACATCATTTCCGCCGCCATCTTCATCGTGCCGTTCGGGCGGTATGCCGATATTGTCGGGCGGAAGAAGATCTTCTTATCCGGTGTCATCATCTATACCGCCGCATCGCTTGCCTGCGTTTTTGCGCCGTCCGTGGGCTTCCTGATCGCATTGCGGTTCATCCAGGGGATCGGGGGCGCCATGCTCTTTGCCACCTCTCTTGCCATCGTCACCCAGGTCTACGGGACGGGCGAACGGGGATGGGCGCTTGGCGTCACCATCGCAACGGTCTATGCAGGGCTCTCGCTCGGCCCGTTTCTGGGCGGGGTCCTCACCGGTCTCTTCGGCTGGCCGTCCATCTTCCTCGTCAATGTTCCGCTCGGGCTTGTCACCATCGCGTTCACCCTCCGCGGCATCCGGCACGAGTGGGCCGATGCTGCCGGTGAGACGCTTGACCGGGCAGGTGCGGTCATCTATTGCATCATGCTCTTTACGTTTATCAACGGCATGCTCCTCCTGCCGGACCCCGCCAGCCTTGGGTGGATCGGTGCCGCGCTCGTATCCGGGGCAGTCTTTGTCTGGTGGGAGAAACGGGCAGGCCACCCGCTCATCGACTTTTCGGTCTTCTCCGGCAACCGGACATTCGTCTTCTCCAATATCGCCGCGATGATCAACTATGGCGCAACGTTCGGCGTGGGTGTCCTGCTCTCGCTCTATCTCCAGTATGTCCAGGGCTTCACGGCCGCATCTGCCGGCCTCATCCTCGTGGCACAACCCGTCATCCAGATGATCTTCTCACCCATTGCCGGTCGTCTCTCTGACCGTATCGAGCCCCGGATCGTCTCCACGGCCGGGATGGCAATCACGGCGCTCGGCCTCTCCTTCTGCATTCTCCTCTCACCGGAAACACCCCTCTGGGTCATTGTCGGCAGCCTGATGCTGATGGGGCTTGGCTATGGTCTCTTCTCCTCTCCGAACACCAATGCCATCATGAGCTCGGTGGAGAAGCGGCACCTGGCCATCGCCTCGGGCATGAACGCCACCATGCGCTCGATCGGCCAGCTTCTCTCCATGGCAATCGCGATGTTCTGCTTTGCCGTCTTCATCGGGTCGGAGACCATCACGCCCGCAGTCTACCCTGCGCTGATGACCAGCGTCACGGTGGCGTTTATCATCTTCACTGCCCTGTGCGTTGTCGGCATTGCGGCATCCTGGGTGCGGGGAACGATCCATACGGATTCGGACTAA